A genome region from Pseudomonas sp. N3-W includes the following:
- a CDS encoding lipoprotein-releasing ABC transporter permease subunit gives MFRPLFVFIGTRYTRAKRRNHFVSFISLTSMIGLALGVVVMIVVLSVMNGFDHEMRTRVLGMVPHATIESGEAISDWQSLAAKVKQNPQVMAVAPFTQMQGLLTNNGKVSKVLLNGIDPALERKVSIIDNFMLQGKLDDLAPGSFGIVIGDKAAAKLGAAIGDKLTFVAPEVTVTPAGMFPRMKRFTVVGIFHVGAGEIDGYLGVTNLQDLARLHRWKPDQVQGLRLKFDDLFQAPRTAWNIAQQLGEDHYYARDWTRTHGNLYQAIRMEKAMIGLLLLLIVAVAAFNIISTLVMVVNDKKGDIAILRTLGATPRTIMAIFMVQGTVIGVVGTLIGAVVGIFAALNVSAAISALEGVIGHKFLNADVYFIDYLPSQVQSQDVIMVCAAALVLSFLATLYPAWRAARTQPAEALRYE, from the coding sequence ATGTTCAGACCTCTCTTCGTATTTATTGGCACGCGTTATACCCGTGCAAAGCGTCGCAATCATTTTGTGTCGTTCATTTCCCTGACTTCGATGATCGGGCTCGCCTTGGGCGTGGTCGTGATGATCGTGGTGTTGTCGGTGATGAACGGCTTCGATCATGAGATGCGCACCCGCGTGCTGGGCATGGTGCCCCACGCGACCATCGAGTCCGGTGAAGCGATCAGTGACTGGCAAAGCCTGGCCGCCAAGGTCAAGCAGAACCCGCAGGTGATGGCGGTTGCGCCGTTCACCCAGATGCAGGGGCTGCTGACCAACAACGGCAAGGTGTCCAAGGTGCTGCTCAATGGCATCGACCCTGCGCTGGAGCGCAAGGTATCGATCATTGATAACTTCATGCTGCAGGGCAAACTCGACGACCTGGCCCCGGGCAGTTTCGGCATCGTCATTGGCGACAAGGCGGCGGCCAAGCTCGGCGCGGCCATCGGCGACAAGCTGACCTTCGTCGCGCCGGAAGTCACCGTGACCCCGGCCGGGATGTTCCCGCGCATGAAACGCTTCACCGTGGTTGGCATCTTCCATGTCGGCGCCGGCGAGATCGACGGTTACCTGGGCGTCACCAACCTGCAGGATCTGGCTCGGCTGCACCGCTGGAAACCGGATCAGGTGCAGGGCCTGCGCCTGAAGTTCGACGACCTGTTCCAGGCGCCGCGCACCGCGTGGAATATCGCCCAGCAGCTCGGCGAAGACCATTACTACGCCCGCGACTGGACCCGGACCCACGGCAACCTGTATCAGGCCATCCGCATGGAGAAAGCCATGATCGGCCTGCTGTTGTTGCTGATCGTTGCCGTTGCGGCCTTCAACATCATCTCCACACTGGTGATGGTGGTGAACGACAAGAAGGGCGACATCGCGATCCTGCGCACCCTTGGTGCCACGCCGCGCACGATCATGGCGATCTTCATGGTCCAGGGCACGGTCATCGGCGTGGTCGGGACACTGATCGGCGCCGTGGTCGGGATTTTCGCCGCGCTGAACGTCAGCGCCGCGATCTCGGCCCTCGAAGGCGTAATCGGGCATAAATTCCTGAACGCCGACGTATATTTCATCGATTACCTGCCGTCGCAGGTGCAGAGCCAGGACGTGATCATGGTCTGCGCCGCGGCGTTGGTTCTGAGTTTTCTCGCCACCCTGTATCCAGCCTGGCGTGCCGCGCGCACCCAGCCTGCGGAGGCGCTACGTTATGAGTGA
- the lolD gene encoding lipoprotein-releasing ABC transporter ATP-binding protein LolD, whose protein sequence is MSESGMSEQAILSCRNLGKSYEEGPESVEVLAGLQLELHPGERVAIVGTSGSGKSTLLNLLGGLDTPTKGSVWLAGEELSALNEKARGQLRNRSLGFVYQFHHLLAEFTALENVCMPLLIGKTSIPEARQRATALLERVGLGHRLEHKPAELSGGERQRVAIARALVNKPGLVMLDEPTGNLDSHTAQGIQDLMLELSTSMRTAFLVVTHDMNLARQMDRVLHLQEGRLTPI, encoded by the coding sequence ATGAGTGAGTCGGGCATGAGTGAACAAGCAATCTTGAGCTGCCGTAACCTGGGCAAATCCTACGAGGAAGGCCCGGAATCGGTAGAAGTGCTGGCCGGTCTGCAACTGGAGTTGCATCCGGGTGAGCGCGTGGCCATCGTCGGCACTTCGGGTTCGGGCAAAAGTACCTTGCTCAACCTGCTGGGCGGCCTCGATACGCCGACCAAGGGCAGCGTCTGGCTGGCCGGTGAAGAGCTGTCGGCACTGAACGAAAAAGCCCGTGGCCAACTGCGTAACCGTTCCCTCGGGTTCGTGTACCAGTTCCACCACTTGCTGGCGGAGTTTACCGCGCTGGAAAACGTCTGCATGCCGCTGTTGATCGGCAAGACCTCCATCCCGGAGGCGCGCCAGCGTGCCACTGCATTGCTGGAGCGGGTCGGGCTGGGCCATCGCCTGGAGCACAAGCCGGCCGAGCTGTCCGGTGGCGAACGTCAGCGCGTGGCCATTGCCCGTGCGCTGGTGAACAAGCCGGGCCTGGTGATGCTCGACGAGCCGACCGGCAACCTCGACTCCCACACCGCGCAAGGCATTCAGGACTTGATGCTGGAACTCAGCACCTCGATGCGCACCGCGTTCCTGGTGGTGACCCACGACATGAACCTGGCTCGCCAGATGGATCGCGTCCTGCACTTGCAGGAAGGTCGCCTGACGCCCATCTGA
- a CDS encoding lipoprotein-releasing ABC transporter permease subunit yields the protein MFRPLSIFIGTRYTRAKRRNRFVSFISMTSMIGLALGVLAMIVVLSVMNGFQREMSSRILGMVPHATIVGVKPIDDWQPVAAAALKNPEVTAAVPFTEMEGMLSYKGAMQPIQISGIDPAQEGKVSIVAQHIVQGKLEDLKPGEFGVVVGEITARRFRLNVGDKITLIVPEVSTAPGGITPRMQRLNVVGVFKVGAELDGSMALIHMADAAQMQHWQPNQVQSVRLAVKDLYAAPKVSNDIATGLGAAYTADDWTHTQGSLFSAMKMEKTMIGLLLLMIVAVAAFNIIATLIMVVNDKGADIAILRTIGATPRQIMAIFMVQGTVIGIVGTLIGGVLGVIAALNVSELVGWLERVTGQHIFSSDVYFVSNLPSELQGGDVLLICSAGFILSFLATVYPAWRAAKIEPAHALRYS from the coding sequence ATGTTCAGACCGTTATCGATCTTTATCGGCACGCGCTATACCCGCGCCAAGCGCCGCAATCGCTTTGTTTCCTTCATCTCGATGACCTCGATGATCGGCCTCGCCCTGGGCGTATTGGCGATGATCGTGGTGCTGTCGGTGATGAACGGCTTCCAGCGCGAAATGAGCTCGCGCATCCTCGGCATGGTGCCCCACGCGACTATCGTCGGCGTCAAGCCGATCGACGATTGGCAGCCAGTGGCTGCTGCCGCGTTGAAAAATCCGGAAGTGACCGCCGCCGTGCCGTTCACCGAGATGGAAGGCATGCTGTCTTATAAAGGAGCCATGCAGCCGATCCAGATCAGCGGTATCGATCCGGCTCAGGAGGGCAAAGTCTCCATCGTCGCCCAGCATATCGTTCAGGGCAAACTCGAGGATCTGAAACCCGGCGAGTTCGGCGTGGTGGTCGGCGAGATCACCGCGCGGCGCTTCCGTCTGAACGTTGGCGACAAGATCACCCTGATCGTGCCGGAAGTCAGCACCGCGCCGGGCGGCATCACCCCGCGCATGCAGCGGCTGAACGTGGTGGGCGTGTTCAAGGTCGGTGCCGAGCTGGACGGTTCGATGGCGCTGATTCACATGGCCGATGCGGCGCAGATGCAGCACTGGCAGCCGAATCAGGTGCAGAGCGTGCGTCTGGCGGTGAAGGACTTGTATGCCGCGCCAAAGGTGTCGAACGACATTGCTACCGGGTTGGGCGCCGCTTATACGGCTGACGACTGGACCCACACCCAGGGCAGCCTGTTCAGCGCGATGAAAATGGAAAAAACCATGATCGGCCTGCTGTTGCTGATGATCGTCGCGGTAGCGGCGTTCAACATCATCGCAACCTTGATCATGGTGGTGAACGACAAGGGCGCGGACATCGCGATCCTGCGTACCATCGGCGCTACGCCCCGGCAGATCATGGCGATCTTCATGGTCCAGGGCACCGTGATCGGTATTGTCGGCACCTTGATTGGCGGTGTGCTTGGCGTGATTGCCGCGCTGAATGTCAGTGAACTGGTCGGTTGGCTGGAGCGGGTTACCGGCCAGCATATCTTCAGTTCCGATGTGTATTTTGTCAGCAACCTGCCCTCCGAGTTGCAGGGCGGGGATGTGCTGTTGATCTGCTCCGCCGGATTCATCCTGAGCTTCCTGGCGACGGTGTACCCGGCGTGGCGGGCGGCGAAGATCGAACCGGCGCATGCGTTGCGCTATTCGTAA
- a CDS encoding heavy metal sensor histidine kinase, which translates to MRRLSLSNRLALLFAACTAVVSLFAGVLFNRASEAHFIELDQQLLDGKLIGLRRALHDIQPSGSEVKLQDELSRQADLSLRISGSDGVRWFDSATRLPSDLPRAPGLSTISENGTDYRVLNAPLFADKPDSPQLTLLLDITHHQHFLQRMQHLIWLTVGLSALATALLGAWAARSGLRPLRRMSAVARGVSAQSLNARLPEEKMPPELAELAHSFNAMLGRLDDSFQRLSAFSADIAHELRTPLSNLLTHTQVTLTRPRPIEDYREALHSNLEELQWMAQLVNDMLYLAKADHGLLMPKRERLELAEEVDLLLEFFAPLAEDAQVTLTREGNARMEGDRNMLRRALSNLLDNALRFAPVDGEVRVRIVEQSKGLKVIVENTGDGIAEGLLPRLFDRFYRADPARQEGSSEHAGLGLAITQSIIRAHGGQIRCESSDGWTRFVIELPQGDGGPAVAASSRASPLPQGS; encoded by the coding sequence ATGCGCCGACTTTCTTTAAGCAATCGTCTGGCATTGCTGTTTGCAGCCTGCACCGCCGTGGTTTCGCTGTTCGCCGGGGTGTTGTTCAACCGCGCCAGCGAAGCGCACTTCATTGAGCTGGACCAGCAATTGCTGGACGGCAAGCTGATCGGTTTGCGCCGGGCCCTGCATGACATTCAGCCCAGTGGCAGCGAGGTCAAACTGCAGGATGAGCTGAGCCGTCAGGCCGATCTGTCTTTGCGCATCAGCGGCAGCGATGGCGTGCGCTGGTTTGACAGCGCCACTCGCCTGCCCAGTGATTTACCTCGTGCGCCGGGCCTGTCGACGATCAGCGAGAACGGCACGGACTACCGCGTGCTGAACGCCCCGCTGTTTGCCGATAAACCCGATTCACCACAACTGACCTTGCTGCTGGACATCACCCATCACCAACACTTTCTGCAACGCATGCAGCACCTGATCTGGCTGACCGTCGGCCTGTCCGCTCTGGCCACCGCCCTGCTCGGTGCCTGGGCGGCGCGCAGTGGTTTGCGCCCGTTACGGCGCATGAGCGCGGTGGCCCGTGGGGTGTCGGCACAATCGCTTAATGCGCGGCTGCCTGAAGAGAAAATGCCTCCAGAACTTGCGGAATTGGCCCACAGCTTCAATGCCATGCTCGGACGGCTCGACGACTCTTTTCAACGGCTTTCGGCGTTCTCCGCCGACATCGCCCATGAACTGCGCACACCGCTGTCGAACCTGCTGACCCACACCCAGGTCACCCTCACCCGGCCACGGCCCATCGAGGATTATCGCGAGGCGCTGCACAGCAACCTCGAAGAGCTGCAATGGATGGCGCAACTGGTCAACGACATGCTGTACCTGGCCAAGGCTGATCACGGCTTGCTGATGCCCAAGCGCGAACGCCTGGAACTGGCGGAGGAAGTGGATCTGTTGCTGGAGTTCTTCGCGCCGCTGGCTGAAGACGCGCAGGTGACATTGACCCGCGAGGGCAACGCTCGGATGGAGGGCGATCGCAACATGTTGCGGCGGGCACTTTCCAACTTGCTGGACAATGCGCTGCGTTTTGCGCCGGTCGATGGCGAGGTTCGGGTGCGCATTGTCGAGCAGTCCAAAGGACTGAAAGTGATCGTGGAAAATACCGGGGACGGGATTGCCGAGGGCTTGCTGCCTCGATTATTCGACCGTTTCTACCGGGCGGACCCGGCACGGCAAGAAGGCAGCAGTGAGCATGCGGGGTTGGGGCTGGCGATTACCCAGTCGATCATTCGGGCCCATGGCGGGCAGATTCGTTGCGAATCGAGTGATGGGTGGACGCGGTTTGTGATCGAGTTGCCTCAGGGAGATGGGGGGCCAGCAGTAGCGGCCTCTTCGCGAGCAAGCCCGCTCCCACAGGGTTCGTAG
- a CDS encoding heavy metal response regulator transcription factor encodes MKLLIVEDQAKTGHYLRQGLTEAGFNTELVADGSTGQQLALSGDYSLLILDVMLPGRDGWQILQAVRSAGLTVPVLFLTARDAVEDRVHGLELGADDYLVKPFAFSELLARVRSLLRRGSTSPQETSLQLADLRLDLIRRRVERDGQRIDLTAKEFALLEMFLRRQGEVLPKSLIASQVWDMNFDSDTNVIEVAIRRLRLKVDDDFPNKLIHTVRGMGYVLEERLA; translated from the coding sequence ATGAAACTGTTGATTGTCGAAGACCAGGCCAAAACCGGCCACTACCTGCGCCAGGGCTTGACTGAGGCCGGCTTTAACACCGAACTGGTGGCCGATGGCAGCACCGGACAACAACTGGCACTGAGTGGCGATTACTCGCTGCTGATCCTCGACGTCATGTTGCCCGGCCGGGACGGCTGGCAAATCCTGCAAGCGGTGCGCAGTGCAGGGCTTACTGTGCCGGTACTTTTTCTGACCGCGCGCGACGCGGTGGAGGACAGAGTCCACGGCCTGGAACTGGGCGCCGACGACTACCTGGTCAAGCCATTCGCCTTTTCCGAACTGCTGGCCAGGGTCCGCAGCCTGTTACGTCGCGGCAGCACTTCACCACAGGAAACCAGCCTGCAACTGGCGGACCTGCGCCTGGACCTCATTCGCCGCCGGGTCGAGCGTGATGGTCAACGTATCGACCTGACCGCCAAGGAGTTCGCCCTGCTGGAAATGTTTCTGCGCAGGCAAGGTGAAGTGCTGCCCAAGTCGCTCATCGCCTCCCAGGTCTGGGACATGAATTTCGACAGCGACACCAATGTCATCGAAGTGGCGATCCGCCGATTGCGCCTGAAAGTCGACGATGATTTCCCCAACAAACTGATCCATACCGTGCGCGGCATGGGCTACGTCCTCGAAGAGCGCCTCGCCTGA
- a CDS encoding cupredoxin family protein — MFLRNRLVLAACLLALNSSVWASPAQTYNFGQPAPAAKASRSVEVVMGDMSFTPKAIDIKAGETIRFVLVNKGQLLHEFNLGDAAMHAEHQQEMLKMQQSGMLTPTAMKEMDHGSMAGMEDSSQGHGMKHDDPNSVLVPPGKTAELTWTFTKAANLEFACNIPGHYQAGMVGKLTVSQ; from the coding sequence ATGTTTTTGCGAAATCGTCTGGTATTGGCGGCCTGTTTGCTGGCGCTGAACTCGTCTGTGTGGGCGTCCCCGGCGCAAACCTACAACTTCGGTCAACCTGCTCCGGCAGCGAAGGCAAGCCGCAGCGTTGAAGTGGTGATGGGCGACATGTCCTTCACGCCCAAGGCGATTGATATCAAGGCCGGTGAGACGATTCGTTTTGTGCTGGTGAACAAGGGACAGCTGCTGCACGAATTCAACCTCGGCGACGCGGCGATGCATGCCGAGCATCAGCAGGAAATGTTGAAGATGCAGCAAAGCGGGATGCTGACGCCTACAGCCATGAAGGAAATGGACCACGGCTCGATGGCGGGTATGGAGGACTCATCACAAGGGCATGGCATGAAGCACGATGACCCCAACAGCGTGTTGGTGCCACCGGGCAAAACCGCCGAGCTGACCTGGACTTTCACCAAGGCCGCCAACCTGGAATTTGCCTGCAACATTCCAGGGCACTATCAGGCTGGTATGGTTGGCAAATTGACAGTCAGTCAGTAA
- the queF gene encoding NADPH-dependent 7-cyano-7-deazaguanine reductase QueF (Catalyzes the NADPH-dependent reduction of 7-cyano-7-deazaguanine (preQ0) to 7-aminomethyl-7-deazaguanine (preQ1) in queuosine biosynthesis), which translates to MHPAAEHSPLGKSSEYIATYTPSLLFPIPRTAKWAELGLTADTLPYKGVDFWNCFELSWLLPSGKPVVAIGEFCIPADSPNIIESKSFKLYLNSLNQTAFVDTASLEATLVKDLSAAAGKPVGVRVRSLKDVEAEGVVALPGVCIDDLEISVSNYEHPRPELLRCDDSRIVEESVHSHLLKSNCPVTSQPDWGSVTVQYRGAALDHASLLAYIVSFRQHSDFHEQCVERIFLDLQRLLKPEKLTVFARYVRRGGLDINPYRSTEDAQLPNHRLVRQ; encoded by the coding sequence ATGCATCCCGCAGCCGAACACTCGCCGCTGGGCAAATCCAGCGAATACATCGCCACTTACACGCCGTCCTTGCTGTTCCCGATCCCGCGCACCGCGAAATGGGCCGAACTGGGCCTTACAGCGGACACGCTGCCGTACAAGGGCGTGGACTTCTGGAATTGCTTCGAGCTGTCGTGGTTGCTGCCTTCGGGCAAGCCAGTGGTGGCGATCGGTGAGTTCTGCATCCCGGCGGACTCGCCGAACATCATCGAGTCCAAGTCGTTCAAGCTGTACCTCAACTCTTTGAACCAGACGGCATTTGTCGATACGGCAAGCCTCGAAGCGACGCTGGTCAAAGACCTGTCGGCGGCAGCCGGCAAGCCGGTGGGCGTGCGGGTTCGCAGCCTTAAAGATGTGGAAGCCGAAGGCGTCGTGGCCTTGCCGGGTGTGTGCATCGATGATCTGGAGATCAGTGTCAGCAACTACGAGCATCCGCGCCCGGAACTGCTGCGTTGCGATGATTCGCGCATTGTCGAAGAGAGCGTGCACAGCCATTTGCTCAAATCCAATTGCCCGGTGACCAGCCAGCCGGACTGGGGCAGCGTGACGGTCCAATACCGTGGCGCGGCGCTCGATCACGCGAGTTTGCTGGCGTACATCGTCAGCTTCCGCCAGCACTCGGACTTTCATGAACAGTGCGTGGAGCGGATCTTCCTCGACCTGCAACGGTTGCTGAAACCCGAGAAGTTGACCGTGTTTGCGCGGTATGTACGGCGGGGTGGGTTGGATATCAACCCGTATCGCAGTACCGAAGACGCTCAACTGCCGAACCACCGCTTGGTCCGTCAATAA
- a CDS encoding DUF4404 family protein, protein MPARELQEQLNTLREQLDQNPPLSEAERADLHTLMQQIELELELETKTKDSNLADGVNLAVERFELEHPAIAGTLRNIVQTLGNIGI, encoded by the coding sequence ATGCCTGCCCGCGAACTGCAAGAACAGCTCAATACCCTGCGCGAGCAATTGGATCAGAATCCGCCGCTGTCCGAAGCCGAGCGCGCCGATCTGCATACGCTGATGCAACAGATCGAACTTGAGCTTGAACTGGAAACCAAAACCAAAGACTCCAACCTCGCCGACGGTGTAAACCTGGCCGTCGAACGCTTCGAACTCGAACACCCCGCCATTGCCGGCACTTTGCGCAACATTGTGCAGACGCTGGGCAACATCGGGATCTGA
- a CDS encoding HAD family phosphatase, which translates to MTRAEALPIAAPGLTAVLFGLSGCLVDFGARTRTHGIPNAEHAQVTPGALDSLRSLQRQQIPCAWLDELPTALSHALATDLPDWIKPSQSPAANNPWPAPNACWQALMALNVERLDGCVLVSGEPRLLQAGLNAGLWTIGLASCGSLCGLTPGEWHALSQKEREHLRGKATVQLFGLGVHSVIDHLGELDTCLADISLRRLKGEKP; encoded by the coding sequence ATGACGCGTGCCGAAGCCTTGCCCATTGCTGCTCCAGGCCTGACCGCCGTGCTCTTCGGTCTCAGTGGTTGCCTGGTGGATTTCGGTGCCCGCACGCGCACGCATGGCATACCCAACGCCGAGCATGCGCAAGTCACTCCCGGTGCGCTGGATAGCCTGCGCAGCTTGCAGCGCCAACAAATTCCCTGCGCCTGGCTCGATGAACTTCCCACTGCGCTCAGCCATGCACTGGCGACCGATCTGCCCGACTGGATCAAGCCCTCACAAAGCCCCGCTGCCAACAATCCATGGCCCGCGCCGAATGCCTGCTGGCAAGCGTTGATGGCGCTGAATGTCGAGCGTCTGGATGGCTGCGTGCTGGTCAGTGGCGAACCACGCCTGCTGCAAGCCGGACTTAACGCCGGATTGTGGACCATCGGCCTGGCCTCCTGCGGCTCACTTTGCGGGCTTACGCCTGGTGAATGGCACGCCTTGAGCCAAAAGGAACGTGAACATCTGCGTGGCAAGGCCACAGTGCAGTTGTTCGGCCTTGGGGTGCATTCGGTAATTGATCATCTGGGGGAACTCGACACCTGCCTGGCAGACATCAGCCTGCGCCGGCTCAAGGGCGAAAAGCCCTGA
- a CDS encoding VacJ family lipoprotein, which produces MRWSNHLAQLCVCASVLLVPFAAQAASEDDPWESVNRPIYQFNDFVDTYALKPIAQGYDYVTPQFLEDGIHNMFRNVGDVTNLFNNVLQAKPHAAGVDTARILLNTTFGVAGFFDVGTKMGLQRSDEDFGQTLGHWGVGSGPYVMLPLLGPSTLRDAPSKVVDSYTGPYPYINDIPVRNSVFGLNIVDTRASLLSAEKLINGDKYIFIRNAYLQNREFKVKDGHVVDDF; this is translated from the coding sequence ATGCGCTGGAGCAATCATCTCGCTCAGCTTTGTGTGTGTGCCAGTGTGTTGCTGGTCCCGTTCGCCGCTCAGGCGGCCTCGGAAGACGATCCTTGGGAAAGCGTTAACCGCCCAATCTACCAGTTCAACGACTTCGTCGACACCTATGCCCTGAAGCCAATTGCTCAGGGTTATGACTATGTGACGCCGCAATTCCTGGAAGACGGCATCCACAACATGTTCCGTAACGTCGGTGACGTGACCAACCTGTTCAACAACGTGTTGCAAGCCAAGCCGCATGCCGCTGGCGTCGACACTGCCCGTATCCTGCTCAACACCACGTTCGGCGTGGCAGGTTTCTTCGACGTGGGCACTAAAATGGGCCTGCAACGCAGCGACGAAGATTTCGGCCAGACCCTCGGCCACTGGGGCGTCGGCAGCGGTCCTTACGTGATGCTGCCGCTGCTGGGCCCAAGCACACTGCGTGATGCGCCGTCCAAGGTGGTTGACAGCTACACCGGCCCGTATCCCTACATCAACGATATTCCGGTACGTAACTCGGTGTTTGGCCTGAACATCGTCGATACGCGCGCCAGCCTGTTGTCTGCCGAGAAGCTGATCAACGGTGACAAATACATCTTCATCCGCAATGCGTATTTGCAGAACCGCGAATTCAAGGTCAAAGACGGCCACGTCGTAGACGATTTTTGA
- a CDS encoding PilZ domain-containing protein: MSQTDRDYSEKRDFIRMRVDADVSLIHEGDEVPAVCIDLSSSGMQVEAPRLFKVGDRLSVRIDSEHTALKGLEADTEVVWVKEQDAGSQKLGLTILKMK; the protein is encoded by the coding sequence ATGAGTCAAACCGATCGGGACTACAGCGAAAAGCGCGATTTCATCCGTATGCGGGTCGATGCCGATGTCTCGCTGATTCACGAAGGCGATGAGGTGCCAGCCGTCTGTATCGACCTTTCCAGCAGTGGCATGCAGGTTGAGGCGCCGCGTTTGTTCAAGGTCGGCGACCGGCTCAGCGTACGAATCGACTCCGAGCACACGGCACTCAAAGGGCTTGAGGCCGACACCGAAGTAGTCTGGGTGAAGGAACAGGACGCTGGCAGCCAAAAACTCGGGCTTACAATCCTGAAAATGAAATAA
- the rssB gene encoding two-component system response regulator RssB, protein MPKTSATLLIIDDDEVVRASLAAYLEDSGFSVLQASNGQQGLQVFEQDKPDLVICDLRMPQMGGLELIRQVTELSPQIPVIVVSGAGVMNDAVEALRLGAADYLIKPLEDLAVLEHSVRRALDRARLLLENQRYRDKLEKANRELEASLNLLQEDQNAGRQVQMNMLPVSPWTIDEFQFAHQIIPSLYLSGDFVDYFRVDERRVAFYLADVSGHGASSAFVTVLLKFMTTRLLFESKRNGTLPEFKPSEVLGHINRGLISCKLGKHVTMVGGVIDEETGLLTYSIGGHLPLPVLYTPDSVRYLEGRGLPVGLFNEATYEDHVLELPPTFSLTLMSDGILDLLPEQTLKEKEAALPQRVKAAGGTLDGLRQVFGLATLGEMPDDIALLVLSRNL, encoded by the coding sequence ATGCCAAAAACCAGTGCCACGCTGCTGATAATCGATGATGACGAAGTAGTGCGCGCGAGCCTCGCCGCCTATTTGGAAGACAGTGGTTTCAGCGTCCTGCAGGCCAGCAATGGCCAGCAAGGTCTTCAGGTATTCGAGCAAGACAAGCCCGACTTGGTCATCTGCGATCTGCGCATGCCGCAGATGGGCGGACTCGAGCTCATTCGCCAGGTCACCGAGCTGTCGCCGCAAATCCCGGTCATCGTGGTTTCGGGCGCTGGCGTGATGAACGATGCGGTCGAGGCCCTGCGCCTGGGCGCAGCGGATTACCTGATCAAGCCACTTGAAGATCTGGCTGTGCTCGAGCACTCCGTGCGCCGGGCCCTGGATCGTGCGCGCCTGTTGCTGGAAAACCAGCGCTACCGCGACAAGCTGGAAAAGGCCAATCGCGAGCTCGAAGCCAGCCTGAACCTGCTCCAGGAAGACCAGAACGCTGGTCGCCAGGTGCAGATGAACATGCTGCCGGTCAGTCCGTGGACGATCGACGAGTTCCAGTTTGCGCACCAGATCATCCCGTCGCTGTACCTGTCGGGTGATTTCGTCGACTACTTTCGGGTCGACGAGCGTCGGGTAGCGTTCTACCTGGCGGACGTTTCCGGGCATGGCGCCTCTTCAGCCTTCGTTACGGTACTGTTGAAGTTCATGACCACGCGCTTGCTGTTCGAGTCCAAGCGCAACGGCACCTTGCCCGAATTCAAGCCTTCAGAGGTTCTTGGTCATATCAACCGGGGCCTGATCAGTTGTAAGCTGGGTAAACACGTCACAATGGTCGGTGGAGTCATCGACGAGGAGACAGGTTTGTTGACCTATAGCATCGGTGGCCATCTACCGTTGCCAGTGTTGTACACCCCAGACAGTGTTCGTTATCTGGAAGGGCGCGGTCTGCCGGTGGGCCTCTTCAATGAAGCCACCTACGAAGATCACGTACTGGAATTGCCACCGACGTTCAGCCTGACGCTGATGTCTGATGGCATTTTGGACCTTTTGCCAGAACAGACACTCAAAGAGAAAGAAGCGGCGTTGCCCCAACGGGTCAAGGCTGCGGGCGGCACCCTGGATGGGCTGCGGCAGGTTTTTGGATTGGCCACGCTAGGGGAGATGCCGGATGATATCGCCCTGTTGGTGTTGAGCAGGAATCTTTAA
- the rssC gene encoding anti-sigma factor antagonist RssC produces the protein MSTGRIQFAEQDGTFVLKFVGEVRLTLCSALDATIERIFTALNFNTIVIDLTETRSIDSTTLGLLAKLSILSRQKVGLLPTVVTTHEDITRLLQSMGFEQVFNIVNKPVPCPECLDDLPDQDQSEEVVRIKVLEAHKILMGLNDSNREAFHDLVNALERH, from the coding sequence ATGAGTACCGGTAGAATCCAGTTCGCCGAGCAGGACGGCACCTTCGTCCTCAAGTTCGTCGGTGAAGTTCGCCTGACCCTGTGTTCGGCGTTGGATGCGACTATTGAGCGGATCTTCACGGCGTTGAATTTCAACACGATCGTGATCGACCTGACCGAAACCCGCAGCATCGACAGCACTACCCTTGGCCTGCTGGCCAAACTGTCCATCCTGTCGCGGCAAAAGGTCGGCCTGCTGCCGACCGTCGTGACCACCCACGAAGACATCACCCGGCTGCTGCAGTCCATGGGTTTCGAACAGGTGTTCAACATCGTCAACAAGCCGGTGCCATGCCCGGAATGCCTTGATGACCTGCCAGACCAGGACCAGTCCGAAGAAGTGGTGCGGATCAAGGTGCTCGAAGCGCACAAGATCCTCATGGGCCTGAACGATTCCAATCGTGAAGCGTTCCACGACCTGGTGAATGCACTGGAGCGGCATTGA